In Solanum pennellii chromosome 3, SPENNV200, a single window of DNA contains:
- the LOC107014729 gene encoding protein LEO1 homolog isoform X1 — MVGEEKKRHQMMQNLFGDQSEEEEEEEEEVESEHESNRQPSDDGDGGLDPEGEGEGEGEGEVDIEGEGEGEGEGDDDGEGEGEGEGEGDGDGEGEVEGQGEAEMESEGEGEMQEVDPGHGESEGERDQSSQELEVGDQRAQSEGRESESDEKEEYGQRVVTSRRRDVIDSESERSEENHYGDNEDEEVNQARSPSRSPGEEKDEAHLSSAPEIRDVFGDSEDEEEADYVVRNKIDEEQNLMDEETSYGKLQQEDIIPEDDGGYESEEEHVESKIKEKPVGPPLELEIPLRPPPTYSDNMSMIKVSNIMGIDPKPFDPETYVEEDAFVTDESGSKKRLSLVNNIVRWRKVRKPDGTTTVESNARFVEWSDGSVQLMIGNEVLDISTQDAQQDHSHLFLRHGKGILQSQGRILNKMRFMPSSLTSNSHRLLTALVDSRHKKVYKVKNCFTDIDPEREKEQKEKAESQTIRAGVLLNRKKEKVSRKYMPTLRRERQLSPGFLEDGPEEEEDTDYYDSRRSAARRRFDEDLEMEAQAEKRIINAKKKDIPRQTSLPAPKHSRRPVDFDDSEKEESEYETEEEEEEEERSPPRRRAVQEEPEYEEEQERDQGEEEEAYDEESEQEEEPKQNLREPASSHKRKGIESDEESPPRKIPAAHRRMAIVYDSDED; from the exons ATGGTGGGTGAAGAGAAGAAGAGGCATCAGATGATGCAAAACCTGTTCGGTGACCAATCggaagaggaggaggaagaagaagaggaggttGAATCCGAACATGAATCCAATCGTCAGCCTTCG GATGACGGGGATGGAGGCTTGGATCCCGAAGGCGAAGGAGAAGGGGAAGGGGAAGGAGAAGTTGATATTGAAGGTGAAGgggaaggtgaaggtgaaggtgatgatgatggtgaaggtgaaggtgaaggtgaaggtgaaggaGATGGTGATGGTGAAGGTGAAGTAGAAGGCCAAGGGGAAGCTGAGATGGAGagtgaaggtgaaggtgaaaTGCAAGAAGTTGATCCTGGGCATGGAGAGAGTGAGGGTGAAAGAGATCAGAGTTCTCAGGAACTAGAGGTTGGTGATCAGAGGGCACAAAGTGAAGGAAGAGAGTCAGAGAGtgatgaaaaagaagaatatgGTCAAAGAGTAGTGACTAGTAGGAGGCGGGATGTAATTGACAGTGAGTCAGAAAGATCTGAGGAAAACCACTATGGTGACAATGAAGACGAGGAAGTAAATCAAGCAAGAAGTCCAAG TAGATCTCCTGGGGAAGAGAAAGATGAGGCTCACTTATCCTCTGCTCCGGAGATTCGTGATGTGTTTGGGGATTCAGAGGATGAAGAAGAGGCTGATTATGTCGTTCGGAATAAAATTGACGAGGAGCAAAAT TTAATGGATGAAGAAACTAGCTACGGCAAATTGCAGCAAGAAGATATAATACCTGAAGATGATGGTGGATACGAGTCTGAAGAAGAGCATGTGGAAtctaaaattaaggaaaaaccAGTTGGGCCCCCATTAGAGCTGGAGATCCCATTGCGTCCACCACCAACTTATTCAGACAAC ATGAGCATGATCAAGGTTTCTAACATAATGGGCATTGATCCCAAGCCCTTTGATCCAGAGACATACGTTGAAGAAGATGCTTTCGTGACTGATGAATCTGGATCCAAGAAGCGCCTCAGCTTAGTTAACAACATTGTTCGATGGAGGAAAGTTAGGAAGCCTGATGGCACGACAACT GTAGAAAGCAATGCTCGCTTTGTGGAATGGTCTGATGGCAGTGTGCAATTAATGATTGGAAATGAAGTTCTGGACATATCTACCCAAGATGCGCAGCAAGATCATTCACACCTGTTTCTTAGACATGGAAAG GGAATACTACAATCACAAGGGAGAATTTTAAACAAGATGAGGTTTATGCCTTCATCATTGACATCAAACTCGCACCGTTTATTGACTGCCCTTGTTGATTCACGTCATAAGAAAGTTTACAAAGTGAAGAACTGTTTCACCGACATTGACCCTGAGAGGGAGAAAGAGCAAAAGGAGAAG GCTGAAAGCCAAACAATCAGGGCAGGTGTACTCCTCAATCGGAAAAAGGAGAAGGTCAGCCGAAAATACATGCCTACGTTACGTAGGGAGCGCCAACTCTCTCCTGGTTTCTTGGAGGATGGGCCTGAGGAG GAAGAGGATACTGATTACTACGACTCTCGACGGTCTGCTGCTCGCCGTCGCTTTGATGAAGACTTAGAAATGGAAGCTCAAGCTGAGAAACGAATCATTAATGCAAAGAAG AAAGATATTCCTAGGCAAACATCATTGCCTGCTCCAAAGCATTCTCGACGCCCTGTTGATTTTGATGACAGCGAGAAGGAGGAGTCTGAGTATGAAACcgaagaggaagaagaggaggaagagAGGTCTCCACCACGTAGAAGGGCTGTTCAGGAGGAGCCGGAATATGAAGAAGAGCAAGAGCGTGATCAGGGTGAGGAGGAAGAAGCATATGATGAAGAGTCGGAACAGGAGGAG GAGCCGAAGCAAAATTTAAGGGAACCAGCATCGAGTCACAAGCGGAAAGGGATTGAGTCAGATGAAGAATCTCCTCCTAGGAAGATTCCAGCTGCTCATCGCAGAATGGCAATTGTTTATGACAGCGATGAGGATTAA
- the LOC107014729 gene encoding protein LEO1 homolog isoform X2 encodes MVGEEKKRHQMMQNLFGDQSEEEEEEEEEVESEHESNRQPSDDGDGGLDPEGEGEGEGEGEVDIEGEGEGEGEGDDDGEGEGEGEGEGDGDGEGEVEGQGEAEMESEGEGEMQEVDPGHGESEGERDQSSQELEVGDQRAQSEGRESESDEKEEYGQRVVTSRRRDVIDSESERSEENHYGDNEDEEVNQARSPRSPGEEKDEAHLSSAPEIRDVFGDSEDEEEADYVVRNKIDEEQNLMDEETSYGKLQQEDIIPEDDGGYESEEEHVESKIKEKPVGPPLELEIPLRPPPTYSDNMSMIKVSNIMGIDPKPFDPETYVEEDAFVTDESGSKKRLSLVNNIVRWRKVRKPDGTTTVESNARFVEWSDGSVQLMIGNEVLDISTQDAQQDHSHLFLRHGKGILQSQGRILNKMRFMPSSLTSNSHRLLTALVDSRHKKVYKVKNCFTDIDPEREKEQKEKAESQTIRAGVLLNRKKEKVSRKYMPTLRRERQLSPGFLEDGPEEEEDTDYYDSRRSAARRRFDEDLEMEAQAEKRIINAKKKDIPRQTSLPAPKHSRRPVDFDDSEKEESEYETEEEEEEEERSPPRRRAVQEEPEYEEEQERDQGEEEEAYDEESEQEEEPKQNLREPASSHKRKGIESDEESPPRKIPAAHRRMAIVYDSDED; translated from the exons ATGGTGGGTGAAGAGAAGAAGAGGCATCAGATGATGCAAAACCTGTTCGGTGACCAATCggaagaggaggaggaagaagaagaggaggttGAATCCGAACATGAATCCAATCGTCAGCCTTCG GATGACGGGGATGGAGGCTTGGATCCCGAAGGCGAAGGAGAAGGGGAAGGGGAAGGAGAAGTTGATATTGAAGGTGAAGgggaaggtgaaggtgaaggtgatgatgatggtgaaggtgaaggtgaaggtgaaggtgaaggaGATGGTGATGGTGAAGGTGAAGTAGAAGGCCAAGGGGAAGCTGAGATGGAGagtgaaggtgaaggtgaaaTGCAAGAAGTTGATCCTGGGCATGGAGAGAGTGAGGGTGAAAGAGATCAGAGTTCTCAGGAACTAGAGGTTGGTGATCAGAGGGCACAAAGTGAAGGAAGAGAGTCAGAGAGtgatgaaaaagaagaatatgGTCAAAGAGTAGTGACTAGTAGGAGGCGGGATGTAATTGACAGTGAGTCAGAAAGATCTGAGGAAAACCACTATGGTGACAATGAAGACGAGGAAGTAAATCAAGCAAGAAGTCCAAG ATCTCCTGGGGAAGAGAAAGATGAGGCTCACTTATCCTCTGCTCCGGAGATTCGTGATGTGTTTGGGGATTCAGAGGATGAAGAAGAGGCTGATTATGTCGTTCGGAATAAAATTGACGAGGAGCAAAAT TTAATGGATGAAGAAACTAGCTACGGCAAATTGCAGCAAGAAGATATAATACCTGAAGATGATGGTGGATACGAGTCTGAAGAAGAGCATGTGGAAtctaaaattaaggaaaaaccAGTTGGGCCCCCATTAGAGCTGGAGATCCCATTGCGTCCACCACCAACTTATTCAGACAAC ATGAGCATGATCAAGGTTTCTAACATAATGGGCATTGATCCCAAGCCCTTTGATCCAGAGACATACGTTGAAGAAGATGCTTTCGTGACTGATGAATCTGGATCCAAGAAGCGCCTCAGCTTAGTTAACAACATTGTTCGATGGAGGAAAGTTAGGAAGCCTGATGGCACGACAACT GTAGAAAGCAATGCTCGCTTTGTGGAATGGTCTGATGGCAGTGTGCAATTAATGATTGGAAATGAAGTTCTGGACATATCTACCCAAGATGCGCAGCAAGATCATTCACACCTGTTTCTTAGACATGGAAAG GGAATACTACAATCACAAGGGAGAATTTTAAACAAGATGAGGTTTATGCCTTCATCATTGACATCAAACTCGCACCGTTTATTGACTGCCCTTGTTGATTCACGTCATAAGAAAGTTTACAAAGTGAAGAACTGTTTCACCGACATTGACCCTGAGAGGGAGAAAGAGCAAAAGGAGAAG GCTGAAAGCCAAACAATCAGGGCAGGTGTACTCCTCAATCGGAAAAAGGAGAAGGTCAGCCGAAAATACATGCCTACGTTACGTAGGGAGCGCCAACTCTCTCCTGGTTTCTTGGAGGATGGGCCTGAGGAG GAAGAGGATACTGATTACTACGACTCTCGACGGTCTGCTGCTCGCCGTCGCTTTGATGAAGACTTAGAAATGGAAGCTCAAGCTGAGAAACGAATCATTAATGCAAAGAAG AAAGATATTCCTAGGCAAACATCATTGCCTGCTCCAAAGCATTCTCGACGCCCTGTTGATTTTGATGACAGCGAGAAGGAGGAGTCTGAGTATGAAACcgaagaggaagaagaggaggaagagAGGTCTCCACCACGTAGAAGGGCTGTTCAGGAGGAGCCGGAATATGAAGAAGAGCAAGAGCGTGATCAGGGTGAGGAGGAAGAAGCATATGATGAAGAGTCGGAACAGGAGGAG GAGCCGAAGCAAAATTTAAGGGAACCAGCATCGAGTCACAAGCGGAAAGGGATTGAGTCAGATGAAGAATCTCCTCCTAGGAAGATTCCAGCTGCTCATCGCAGAATGGCAATTGTTTATGACAGCGATGAGGATTAA